The following proteins are co-located in the Thermus aquaticus genome:
- a CDS encoding type ISP restriction/modification enzyme has protein sequence QDPERGGVLCFITPSSYLQGPAFAGMREHVRRVADRVYILDLGGEGRGAVREENVFNIQTPVAIALVVRRGSQDSQTPAQVFYHRLAATTREEKLKELEELPPLKDIPFREAPRDWQAPFVPEAGGEWARWPKLTDLFPWQHSGVQFKRTWPIGPTKQVLEKRWAMLLEAPPEEKPRLFREERDRKVSREYRGIWSPACLPSLESLTSGKPPEAIVRYGYRSFDRAWAIADGRVCSYPRPSLWQTWSERQVYLTSLLTAPLGRGPALVATACVPDLHHFRGSFGGKDVIPLFRDREGREPNLTRGLLKLLEAAYGVPVSPQDFAAYVYALLAHPAYTERFAEELRVPGPRAPITKDPSLFREGVELGAHLLWLHTYGERYAEGRSWPPKGRARWAKPPSAYPEGHSYDPETRILHVGDGEVEDVAPEVYGFEVSGFLPVESWLGFRQKNRRGRRSSPLDDVVPSEWPADLGRELLELLWVLEKTLEIYPEQKELLQKVLEGPLFTVDELPAPTPEQRREPGGKEEEPQEVEAVGEEEGENGAERVVQPRLFSPGGRNRDGV, from the coding sequence AGCAGGACCCAGAACGTGGTGGAGTCCTGTGCTTCATCACCCCCAGCTCCTACCTCCAGGGTCCGGCCTTCGCCGGGATGCGGGAACACGTCCGCCGGGTAGCGGACCGGGTCTACATCCTGGACCTGGGGGGAGAGGGCAGGGGAGCGGTGAGGGAGGAGAACGTCTTCAACATCCAGACCCCCGTGGCCATCGCCCTGGTGGTGCGGCGCGGCTCCCAGGACTCCCAAACCCCGGCCCAGGTCTTCTACCACCGCCTGGCGGCCACTACCCGGGAGGAGAAGCTGAAGGAGCTGGAGGAGCTTCCCCCCCTCAAGGACATCCCCTTCCGGGAAGCCCCCAGGGACTGGCAAGCCCCCTTCGTCCCCGAGGCGGGCGGGGAGTGGGCCAGGTGGCCCAAGCTCACGGACCTCTTCCCCTGGCAGCACTCGGGAGTACAGTTCAAACGCACCTGGCCCATCGGGCCCACGAAGCAGGTTCTAGAGAAAAGGTGGGCCATGCTCCTAGAGGCTCCTCCAGAGGAAAAGCCCCGCCTCTTCCGGGAAGAGCGAGATCGGAAAGTGAGCCGGGAGTACCGGGGAATATGGAGCCCGGCTTGTCTACCTTCCCTAGAAAGCCTCACCTCTGGGAAACCCCCAGAAGCCATCGTGCGCTACGGCTACCGGAGCTTTGACCGCGCCTGGGCCATCGCAGACGGGAGGGTGTGTAGCTACCCTCGTCCCTCCTTGTGGCAGACCTGGAGCGAGAGGCAGGTCTACCTCACCTCCCTCCTCACCGCCCCCCTAGGGAGAGGACCTGCCCTGGTGGCCACGGCCTGCGTTCCTGACTTGCACCACTTTAGGGGCTCCTTCGGCGGGAAGGATGTCATCCCCCTCTTCCGCGACCGGGAGGGCCGGGAGCCCAACCTAACACGGGGCCTCCTGAAGCTCCTGGAAGCGGCCTACGGCGTTCCCGTCTCCCCCCAGGACTTCGCCGCCTACGTCTACGCCCTCCTGGCCCACCCCGCCTACACGGAACGCTTCGCGGAAGAGCTCAGGGTACCCGGGCCCAGGGCCCCCATTACCAAGGACCCCAGCCTCTTCAGGGAGGGCGTGGAGCTGGGGGCCCACCTCCTCTGGCTCCACACCTACGGGGAACGGTACGCCGAGGGGCGAAGCTGGCCCCCCAAGGGCAGAGCCCGTTGGGCCAAACCCCCCTCCGCCTACCCCGAGGGGCACAGCTACGACCCCGAGACGAGAATCCTTCACGTGGGAGACGGGGAGGTAGAGGACGTAGCCCCAGAGGTCTACGGGTTTGAGGTCTCCGGCTTCCTTCCAGTAGAGAGCTGGCTGGGGTTCCGCCAGAAGAACAGGAGGGGGCGGAGGAGTAGCCCTTTGGATGATGTCGTCCCTTCGGAATGGCCCGCAGACTTAGGCCGGGAGCTTCTGGAACTCCTCTGGGTCTTGGAGAAGACCCTGGAGATCTACCCTGAGCAGAAGGAGCTTCTGCAAAAGGTTTTGGAGGGCCCCCTCTTTACCGTGGATGAGCTTCCGGCCCCGACTCCCGAACAGCGGCGGGAGCCTGGGGGAAAAGAGGAGGAACCTCAAGAAGTTGAGGC